ACGTAGAGCACATATGATACCATGACTGCTCGAACATTTGCTGCCGCGAAGGTTATCTTCGTGGCTATAGCCTTCGtgggtgaaaaaataaaaaaagtatacAAAGCCATGGCGGTCTTTGTTGAAGCAGTCGAGTGGTGCGTTGCGTTCCGTTCGGCGACGTCTGTAGGCTTCTGCGCATGTCCGCTGTATATCAGAAGCTTGGCTTCAGGTTTATAGAAGCTGATCGCGATCACCTGTTTGGGGGACCGTCTTGTGAACGTCACATGCGAAACACAAGCTGTGACGCTGGCGCGTCGCGGTAGGAAGATTCATCGTGGCGCAAAAGTGAAATTGCCAAACTGTTCCAGAACCCAAAGGAAAGCGACCTGCACGTCGAAACACGCGATGCGCTAACACTATAAGCGCACTGAAAAGTAGCGTGTGCACGTGCGAAAGCCTCTAGGTTGTCGAGAACTGCGTATGCTTGCGTATGTGTCTTCACAGGCTGTGTTTATTAAAATCTGCATGTCTGTAAGCGAAGAGTCAAAGTGctgacagaaaaaaggaaaacaactgTATGATGACTTCTTGTTCTTCACTTTCACCCATTTTCTACAATAATCCCTACCCAATTCGAATCTTGGCTGCGGTAATAATCTTGCCTTCCGAGAAAATTCGCCGCCGTATGTGTATAACGTTACTGTATATTTTTACATTCGTCTATTTATTTGtactttttttatctttttactCGCGCACAATTTGGCGAAAGCGCTGGCGCACCTCCGCGACACCACTCTCTAAAAAAAGTGGGCGTCCCTCGCGCGAGCGCAGATCCAAGGCGAGAGTGGCGGTCGCGCTCTGTACAGGGGCCCCGTGGACTGCCTGCGGCAGCTGCTGAGGGCGGAGGGCCTGCGCGGCGCCTTCCGAGGCCTCGGCTCGACCGTGCTCCGAGACGCGCCGGGCTTCGGCGTCTACTTCGCCAGCTACGAGCAGATGGTGCGCGCTGGCGCCAGCGGACCCGCCAGCTTGATGGCCGCCGGCGGGCTCGCGGGCGTCTTCTCCTGGATGGCCTGCTACCCGATGGACGTGCTCAAGTCCAGGCTCCAGGTGGACGGCATGAGAGGACCGCGAAGGTACTCGAGATTGGTTGGTCGGTGAAATTCTAACGCCCCCGAGACATCGCAAGGTCTATCCGAAGCGGCGCAGCTGAggatctctttcttttttttctctttccttcgaGCAGATTTCTTTAACGTGCTTGCGAGGCTCGATTCATGAACGTCATTTCATTCTACCGAGCTGCGACAGCTAGGGCCGCGAAATCTAACCCGCAATTTCATTATCGGTGCATAGCATCGTAACTACTAAGCCACCACGGTAGGTTCGAAGTTAGGAGATATTAAATAGAGGAACTCCTATGCGGCACGGGCCTCCTGATGGGCTGAATTGAATTGGATTTAATACGGGCGTTTTGCGTGCCAAATacacgatttggttatgaggtacgccgtaagGGGGAATCCGGAATATTTTTTAACACCAGGCCATCTTTAACGTACCCCATAATGCATAGGGACCGGGCGTTTtgttgcatttctcccccatcgagatgcggccgccgcggccgggattcgatcccgcgacctccatgcttagcggcgcaacactatggctgctaagccaccacggctgTTGTCCCGATGGGTAGCCTCCATAGTGTACCTATACTGATTACTTATGGAACCAGACATGGAGGCCTGCAGAATTCTTGTTTCAAGTGTGACAGTCTATTGCACACATTGGGTGATTGGGCTGTTCTAAGGACGTGagaatatttgaaactttcgaaTGACGAATGGAATGCTAATTCTATTCGGTCCTCGAATTGATTTGTATTCGATTTGATTCGCTTCTTGTGCTATTTGATTCGTATCTCATCTCAAAagcactattcgcacaccccttgACAGTATAAAATAAGCAGGAGCTGTCCTTTGTTTACCGACGACTTTTGCCcgaagaaaataaatattttagGGCAAGAGACACATGAGAGAGTGGAATATTAAAGCGTATATCAGCAGAGCGGGCAGTTACGAATCAAGAGAAGCAGCTTCGATTTTGACGATCCGACAATCACCGCTCCAAGCAAGCCGCGAAAAAAAATCGGAGTCCGTGATTTTCGCATTCCGGTAAGCTCTTGTGCACACGCAAAGAACATGAATATAGGAAGTTGGTCGGCGAGGTTTTTATTCGCGAGTTCCTTGAACTTGCTTCTTTTAAAAGTTTTCCGTGATCATTTACAGCTGACTGGACGTTCTATTTTGTGTTGAAACCACGGCATAATTTCTGACGCGGCCCTTGCAAGCCTTTAGAACCCTGTCGTGTTAGACCAAAATGTTGGCAAATATTGCCTGGAATATTCCGCACGCAACAAACAAGTATTACGTGATTCCTTGGTTAGGTAACTATGCTCTCGAAGCTAAATTATCTATTATTCTGCGAGACTTATTATTATACATGACGTAAACAGCATATGACCTAACAATTATCGTTGGTTCAGTCCAATCAGACCGCTGACAGCGGGTTGACGAAAAGTGTTAGCTAATTTGTCGGTCCAGTATGACAGGGACCATAGGAAGCAAATGCGAGGGACATCCCTATTTTTCACTGCATTTCACAGCGTGTATGAAACTGCGGGCCCAATAAGTTATAAGAAAGCTTATGCCACAATCGCAGTAGCGCGAACTTTTGTCAAATGAACGTGGTCACGCTGTTATAGCTATGATTCCAGCCCTTTGCGCACTAAGAACAATGTTTACCTCTTCAGTTGCGGAAGTGTAGCAAACGTATTGCGACTGACTAACGTATGTGCAGGTCGCGGACGGTATATAATCTTATATGAAGCAGCTAGCAAACCTGATGGCCTCCGCTGTGTGCGATCTTCCGAATAGCTATAAGGATATTACCTTCGGCGCTACGAACTACCATAAGTACTCAGCAACATTGGTAAGGGCCAATAAGCTCTCAGTGGCACACAGTACGGGAATTTCGTCTCATCACTGTCGTAATGGTTGGGCACGCGAGCATCTATTCGCACCTGTACCTTCTCTGTCACAGTCTTTGGCCATCACACTCCGTGTTTTCCTCTTCGCCCTTCCCCATTGCACTGTATACCGAACGAGAGTTCGCTAGATCAAGCTGACTTCACTATCTCGCTGAAATTCTTTGCTATTTCTCATATCAAGCTGCAGTTTTCTTCACATACGACCACAACGAATGTAAGCTAGCTCGTGTTACCGCTTCCTTGCCCTGGTCAGGAATGTTAGCTGTCATATGGTAAGTAGAAGCGAAGCGTACGTCATACCTGGCTATACGCGTAGCTTCTCAAGTGCAGAAACAGAGTAAACAGAAGTATCGTCTCAATTCTTGACGGTATTGTATTTGAAAGAGGTAAGGAGAAACCAACTGCGACTTTGTACTGCTTTGGACCTCCGCTGTCGCCTCCTTACCTTGCGCTTGAACGCAACCGACCGCTAGTAGGCTTGGGATCACTTGGCGAGAGTAGAGTGAGTTAAAAGCTCATATGAGAGCCATGTATGCTGAGAAGCTCTCGCCTGCCGCCGCAAGTTTTCCCGCCTATGTCTCTTCCACAAGATATACTACAGTCCCGCCCTACACAACGACCTTGTTCTTCCTCCACCATACATTTCccctcgtttcgatcatgcacaaaaggtgggaataatgtcgtggttaacgcaaacatgttatcaatcatttgtacccCACACCTCACAGGACTCGAACCACCTTCCTGGAGCAGTCACGTCCACTGATCAATATTcccagtttcataatgttttaaacacaagtgtattgcaatgtagctaaccaactatgtaattatatttgttatcggtcaattgcttgaatttttgttgcttcacGCAATTATCTCAtcgttttagctaacattgtattagcAGAAGAAAAACCTGTATACTGTCTTTTTCCgtatgttccactcccctctgtaatgcctctggccctgagggtaatactaataaataaataaataaataaataaataatggtcTTGAAGCATTTTTGGAAGTACACTCGAATCATTCAGTCAGGAGGAAGCGGTCATTTGGCAACAGTCAATAACGTTCGCTGCCATAGAACAATATAcgtagcttatttatttatttactgggTTGTGAAATGTAACTGTGCAGTGAACAATGATTGTAGTTTTAGTTATGGCAGTGCAGTGAGCACTGCAGGAGATACGGGAAACGTCCACCACAGGCTTGAAGACATATCTGCACATGACGTTGGATATGATTACACAATCAGTGCATGGTTGCAGGAGTTATGTGTGCAATGTCCTGGTCAACGGCTATCTGTAGCTCCTGCAGTGTGTGAGGATTCGTCTCGTACGCCCGTCCTTTGAGTGCACCCCGTGGAAGTTATCAGACGACGTGCAAGTTTTGCTCTATTATATCGAGTCAAACTGCGACGACATTCACAATCGTCatgtttttgttcattttctccCTGCACAGGTACTTTTCGGATATCCAGTATTTGTTGACTTATTTAAACTGCAATAACAACTGCTTCTCGTTGCAGGAACACAATTAGACAgtagtggaaaaaaagaaacatatacagggACTACAAAAGACAGAAGATGTTAGGCCGGGCTTCATATGTCCTGCACGCGTTTGCATTGttttgagctttttcttcttgttttcaacATATCTTTCTTTCCCTTACGGCTGACGGAAAATGTTAACGCTGCGCTGTTCTTTTTCCGCACTACAGGTACAAAGGTCTCTTGGACTGCGCCGTTCAAAGCTACCGCCAGGAAGGTCTGGCCGTCTTTACCCGCGGCCTCAGCTCCACCCTCCTACGAGCATTCCCCACTAACGCCGCCATATTCACCGTGGTGACGTGGGTGATTCGGCTGTGCGACCCCGATGCTAGGCCGACCAAGGAGCCCGTCACGCATCTGGCCATGACGCAGCACCATCATCACTTTCACCCTCAGCACCACCACGTCATGCACTTTGACCCTGAGCTCTACGTCAGCAGAGTCCTGGCCATGGCGTGGGACGATATACACTTTCATTTTTGAGCTTTTACCTATGATTTAACCTGTGATGCCTTTTGTCGCATTGAGAGTGCTAGGCCAGACTAATGTAGCGATTATATTCCGACGGCTATTCCTTTTCTCGCTTCGTCAATGGTCTGTGTGATGCTATGCCAGCGTTATCACTGCAGTCGGACGCTCGTGAACGGGGTATGATAGTAAAGGAATACCGTAGAGCGAAAAATAATCCCTACATTATGCCGGCCTTATATAATATTTTACCATGTGATTGAACCCTGCCTTGTACAGACCAGTTGTATCCTACTTTATCTTGACGGGCTATGCCTCACATTCGTTTTCAACAGATCTGTACAGTTGTAGAGGTGCAATAAAGTAAAAAAGTTTTTAAGAGTTATAACAAAGAGCTTACTTCTCTGTAGTCTTCCGCAATTACGAGCTGTCTGGTCTCTTAAGGCTGTCTTGGGAATATCCTGCCTTCAGCTTTAAATTGTCGAAAACTTGTACATGAAGACAAAAATGACCGACAACTTCACTTCATTGAAAAGAGCCCGAATACACTGAGAGGTTGCCTATGTAGCAACTGTGACTGCTCGACACTGTTCAACTGTTCAATGGTTCAACTTTTCGACGCTGTTGATATTACCGATGTATCGTATGTACAGCCCTGAGTAACGTTGCATCAACGTTCAAGTAAGTTATTGGTGAAGCTGGATAGCAGGACCACAAAAGCGAACTGGCGCCGTCTCATGCTGAAAAAATTTTCATCAGGCTATGAGCCCAATGGCAATACAATTACTGAATCAATCCATTGAAATAGAGGTACTGCTCATCTCTGAGCTTATCAGTAGCAATAACTATAGCAAAAACAGTTGTAAAACTCTGAAGGGCAAGCGGCAAGAACGGTATGCGCAAGTGCTGCACGTGGCGCTTCATTCCTCGGTGCGTCATGTGCGCCACGCCAGAGGACATAATTAAAATCAAACAAACCACCTAACACTGTTTCAGCATGACATATACAATTGCGTTGAAGTCAAAGTTGGAGCTGATGAGTGGCGACAATGAAATGCATGTGAAGAAACTTTTGGTAGAACTCCTGCATGCCCTGCTGTCTGTGGGCATCAAAACaggtaagagaaaaaaaaacctaactTGCGCCTAAACACATTCATTTTCGGCCGTTGCATATGAAGGCTGAGGTTGACTGAGAGCTACCATTGATACGAGAGTGGTGCAAGGCATCTTCTAAGCATAGGTTCATCGTTTGTCGACTACCGAAAAGCGCAGCATTATTCACAAATATTTTCACCTTGTCTTGAATGTCTTGTGTGGCCAATAAAGTAAATTTATGTGTGCGTGTGAGATTCTagacagtctctctctctctcttgcccccTGACAGCTTCTGTCGGTGAGCAGAAAACGGGGAAATTTAATGTAGAGTCATTATCCTGTCCGGAAATACCATGTTTTGGTGCTTGAAACAGCGGGCAACAAAGCTTCTTGAAAGTTTTTACCTCCTACGTTGACCATATCAGTTTCTTTCTTATGCTACAAGATGAAAAGACAGCTAGCTCTTACACAGCTTGCTTCAGCTGCTTTCGATTGATTTCGAGCTGCAGAAATCCCAACAGcaccaacaagaaaaaaaatgattttttttgtcATCGAACAATGGCACATGCACAGTGACCCAAATCGACATCGAAGGGGCTCATTGAAGAGTGACACATACACAGTGGCCCGTACCAAGGGACCCAtgttggcgtcaaagacaataATTGAAGAAGAGCATTTATCCAATGGCACAGACCCTGTCACTCAAGCTGGCGTAAAAAGGTTCACTGAAGATCGGCGCATACAAAGTGGtccatactcagtgacccaagctggttgaaagaggttcatcgaagaggGGCACAAACCCGGTTTCACATACCCAGTCGCCCAAGTTGGTCCAATGGGGACCTGGTTCTCTctgcacagcagcctgatgctctaTCAGTTAGAGCACGGACAACCCAGTGACTGAAGTTTGCGTGAGAAAGGTTATATatggacagacagacataccGCAAACAGGGTGAAGTTTGCAAAGGGTGCTAACTGCCTTAATGATCAACATTTTAGTGCAAGCAGAAGTGTTCAAGAAGCATAATATTAAGACAAACGGATAAGGAAATATGGCCACAAACTGATACAATGTTTTCGACCAAGAAAAGCCTCAGCTTGAAGCAAACGTTTCATTGACGAAAGCACCAACATGGAAAGCCCTgaaagctaattaaaaaaaaagctcctCGCTGCTCATTAAGTAATGCCTTTGACTCCCGACAACGCTGGTTGAAGGGCAACCCAATATATAGTTCCTGAAGTGTAGATTTGAAATCTGTAAGCATGACAGGGACCTAAGTAGTTTGAACAACTCTCCTTTTGTGCAGCGTGGTTGAAATGGCCGCGCAAGACTTCAGGACGCGACTGTTCTGTACCACCTTCGGTGGAGATCTTGGGGCAGCAGACAGTTCGCAAACGTCATCTGCGCAGTGAGATCACCATGCTTTATAGACTTTAGCAAattattactagagggaactggcGCTGCGATGATTCCGCCACCACGGGAATGATCGTTAGTACATGGATTGGTCTGACCTTCATGCATTTCACTTCGGCGTTCTTGTGTTTGGTTTATTGCGTTTGTTTGCCTTTATTGGCCtcaatttcaaagcaatctatactttATTTTATGCAGAAGGCATGTAAAGCATGTAAGACATATTAGCAGCCGTTCCGCTGGTCCATGCGTCTGTGGAGTAACGGTTTCAATATCGGGTTTCTTTGCAAGacgtcctgtgttcgaatccaaTCTCAATATAGTATATTTAATCATATATAGAAAAGTATTTCCTTAAAAATAACCAGTTTGAAAAGTTACGAAGTTGTTTACAGCCAGAAGAACGATGTTCAGGCAAATGCATGTACTAaccgtcattcccatgctggctaaaGCACTGCAGGGGCCCGATTTTTCAGCCCTGGCCCGCTTTATGAAGCCCGAGCCCAGCCCGAATCCGGCCCGGTCCTGTAGATCCAAGCCTGGCCTCGCCCCGGGCCCGTGTTAATAAGCCCGGGCCCGGCCCTGACTCAGTTGTTCATTTCTAAGCTCAGCCTTGGC
The sequence above is a segment of the Dermacentor variabilis isolate Ectoservices chromosome 7, ASM5094787v1, whole genome shotgun sequence genome. Coding sequences within it:
- the LOC142587610 gene encoding mitochondrial basic amino acids transporter-like; translation: MAVDFAAGCLGGCAGVIVGHPFDTIKVRLQTQDGLSHRYKGSIDCFKSLLRTEKVAGLYRGMSSPMAGVALVNAVVFGVYGYSQKRLGNDIWAHGASGALAGAVQSVISSPIELAKTRLQIQGESGGRALYRGPVDCLRQLLRAEGLRGAFRGLGSTVLRDAPGFGVYFASYEQMVRAGASGPASLMAAGGLAGVFSWMACYPMDVLKSRLQVDGMRGPRRYKGLLDCAVQSYRQEGLAVFTRGLSSTLLRAFPTNAAIFTVVTWVIRLCDPDARPTKEPVTHLAMTQHHHHFHPQHHHVMHFDPELYVSRVLAMAWDDIHFHF